In Eschrichtius robustus isolate mEscRob2 chromosome 11, mEscRob2.pri, whole genome shotgun sequence, the following proteins share a genomic window:
- the OR10W1 gene encoding LOW QUALITY PROTEIN: olfactory receptor 10W1 (The sequence of the model RefSeq protein was modified relative to this genomic sequence to represent the inferred CDS: inserted 2 bases in 2 codons; substituted 1 base at 1 genomic stop codon), whose product MTWENRSVLTDFVFLAYPSHPELRVLSFLGISLVYTLFVIGNVLILVAIQTEACLHKPMYYFLRSLLGVEICYMAVVVPHILXNILQSAKTVPLLGCATQXFLTGFGSADRFLLTIMAYDRYVAICHPLRYPLMLTLTLCVRLVAASVVIGLFLSLQLVVFIFSLPFCPARNIEHFFCDAQPVMRLASANSLFRGQSALVATTLAIAVPFFFITTSYAFTVAAVLRIRSAAGRHRAFSTCSSRPTVVLLQYGCCTFMYRCPSSSYYPKRDQFVSLVYTLXTPVLNPFVYTLRSSGMKGAIGGVLTRNCLFQKS is encoded by the exons ATGACCTGGGAAAATCGCTCAGTGTTAACAGATTTTGTGTTCCTGGCCTATCCCTCCCACCCAGAGCTGCGTGTCTTGTCCTTCCTTGGGATCAGCCTGGTTTATACATTGTTCGTCATTGGGAATGTCCTCATTTTGGTGGCCATCCAGACAGAAGCCTGCCTACACAAACCCATGTACTATTTCCTGAGGAGCCTCTTGGGAGTAGAAATATGCTACATGGCTGTGGTGGTGCCCCACATCC GCAACATCCTACAGTCAGCGAAAACCGTCCCCCTCCTGGGCTGTGCCACTC TTTTTCTCACTGGATTTGGCAGTGCCGATCGCTTCCTTTTGACTATCATGGCCTATGACCGGTATGTTGCCATTTGCCACCCCTTGCGATACCCTCTCATGCTGACTTTAACTCTTTGTGTCCGCTTGGTTGCGGCCTCTGTGGTCATTGGCTTATTCCTGTCCTTACAGCTAGTGGTCTTCATCTTCTCTCTGCCGTTCTGCCCGGCTCGGAATATAGAGCACTTCTTTTGTGACGCACAGCCAGTGATGCGTCTCGCTTCTGCCAATAGCCTCTTCCGTGGGCAGTCAGCGCTGGTGGCAACCACACTAGCCATAGCTGTGCCTTTCTTCTTTATCACCACCTCCTACGCCTTCACTGTGGCCGCCGTGCTCAGGATTCGCTCAGCAGCTGGCCGCCACCGGGCCTTCTCCACCTGCTCCTCCCGCCCCACTGTGGTCCTGCTGCAGTATGGCTGCTGTACCTTCATGTACCGGTGCCCCAGCTCCAGCTACTACCCCAAACGAGATCAGTTCGTCTCCCTGGTGTACACATTGTGAACCCCAGTTCTCAACCCATTTGTCTACACCCTGAGGAGCAGTGGGATGAAGGGGGCCATAGGGGGAGTTCTTACCCGGAATTGCCTCTTCCAGAAAAGCTAG
- the OR10Q1 gene encoding LOW QUALITY PROTEIN: olfactory receptor 10Q1 (The sequence of the model RefSeq protein was modified relative to this genomic sequence to represent the inferred CDS: inserted 2 bases in 1 codon; substituted 1 base at 1 genomic stop codon): MFARSPVLNQSGPTEFVFRVFTTVLECQALLFILFPLLYLMILCGNTAIIWAVXAHSALRTPMYFFRSNLSFLEICYTSVVVPLMLSNILEARKPIPLATRGTQMFLFVALGSTDCFLLAVTAYDRYVAICHPLHDPLIMTQKLCIQMVVCAVGLALFLSLQLTSLIFPLPFCGHCREINHFLRDVPPVLRLACADTRLHQAVLYVVSLLVRTVPFVLISVSCVFITSAILRIRSAEGRHPAFSACFSHHLTVVLLQYGCCSLVYLRPRSSTPEDEDRXLVYTSVTPLLNPLIYTLRNKDVKGVLRNAVISKAASDTN, from the exons ATGTTTGCTAGAAGCCCTGTCCTCAACCAGTCCGGCCCCACTGAGTTTGTGTTTCGAGTCTTCACCACCGTCCTGGAATGCCAGGCCCTCCTCTTtatcctcttccccctcctctacTTGATGATCCTTTGCGGCAATACAGCCATCATCTGGGCAGTGTAAGCACACAGCGCCCTCCGCACCCCTATGTATTTCTTCCGGTCCAATCTGTCTTTCCTGGAAATCTGCTACACCTCTGTTGTGGTGCCTTTGATGCTTTCCAACATTCTGGAGGCCCGGAAGCCCATTCCCTTAGCTACTCGTGGGACCCAAATGTTCCTTTTCGTCGCCCTTGGCAGCACTGACTGTTTTCTCTTGGCAGTCACGGCCTATGACCGCTATGTGGCCATCTGCCACCCACTGCACGACCCGCTCATCATGACCCAGAAGCTGTGCATCCAAATGGTGGTCTGTGCCGTGGGCCtggctctcttcctctccctgcagCTCACCTCCTTAATCTTCCCCCTGCCCTTCTGCGGGCACTGCCGGGAAATCAACCACTTCCTGCGTGATGTGCCGCCGGTCCTGCGGCTGGCCTGCGCGGACACCCGCTTGCACCAGGCTGTCCTCTATGTCGTGAGCCTCCTCGTTCGGACCGTCCCCTTCGTCCTCATTTCTGTCTCCTGTGTGTTCATCACCTCCGCCATCCTGCGCATCCGTTCTGCTGAGGGCCGCCACCCAGCCTTCTCCGCCTGCTTCTCCCACCACCTCACCGTGGTCTTGCTGCAGTATGGCTGCTGCAGCCTGGTCTACCTACGTCCGCGGTCCAGCACCCCAGAGGACGAGGATCG CCTGGTCTACACTTCTGTCACCCCCTTACTCAACCCCCTGATTTACACTCTGCGGAACAAGGACGTCAAAGGCGTTCTGAGGAATGCCGTCATCAGTAAAGCAGCTTCTGATACCAACTGA